One stretch of Cyanobium sp. Tous-M-B4 DNA includes these proteins:
- a CDS encoding DUF3721 domain-containing protein: MRIAVAILVVSGLLAGCSGERPTWKAANALVVDCTTDKQRSFHVHLAADSRNATVLNEFKDSGDHLNDMRDARRSAGTYQLAGYRIQIDLFLKDGAFGEAQGELVKLFIDQPSMDFQLIALSPGGGRSQQARLLALGRCVTSPYSGLDAHQLHPSSDKFTTKALAEQRAQALGCEGAHAMGSIWMPCASGASYDKAAGTAAHPVSDGSKIKKR; this comes from the coding sequence ATGCGCATTGCTGTTGCGATTTTGGTGGTCAGCGGCTTGCTGGCGGGGTGCTCCGGGGAGCGACCCACTTGGAAGGCTGCCAATGCCCTGGTGGTTGACTGCACAACAGACAAGCAGCGCAGTTTTCACGTGCATCTTGCCGCTGACAGCCGCAACGCCACCGTGCTCAACGAGTTCAAAGACTCTGGAGACCACCTCAACGACATGCGCGATGCCAGGCGTTCAGCAGGGACCTACCAGCTAGCGGGTTACCGCATTCAGATAGATCTTTTTCTCAAGGACGGTGCATTTGGTGAGGCCCAAGGGGAATTGGTGAAGCTTTTTATTGACCAACCCTCGATGGACTTCCAGCTGATTGCCCTGTCACCCGGGGGTGGACGATCCCAGCAGGCCAGGCTGCTGGCCCTAGGCCGTTGCGTCACCAGCCCCTACTCAGGCCTGGACGCCCACCAGCTCCACCCCAGTTCAGACAAGTTCACAACCAAAGCTTTGGCTGAGCAGCGGGCCCAGGCGCTCGGCTGTGAGGGCGCCCATGCCATGGGCTCGATCTGGATGCCTTGCGCTTCTGGAGCGTCTTATGACAAGGCTGCAGGCACTGCGGCCCACCCAGTGTCAGATGGGTCTAAAATTAAGAAGAGGTGA